From the genome of Monomorium pharaonis isolate MP-MQ-018 chromosome 1, ASM1337386v2, whole genome shotgun sequence:
atcttatgttatatttaacacaaaattttttattgtgcagatcagaaaataattctatgttgaatcaaaataattatgtaggacgCTCAAGTACGATAATATTGCTGTAAAAGGTCTTGATATTTTAACAACCGGCCCAAacatctaatataaaattttttaatggtccaacataatttattttagatctGTGTCTTCAACAAAATCGTTTCTTCTCTATGTAATTCAGATATAGTTAAGCGATAATGCTGTACATTTTTTCTCGTGCTTTATCTCGCACGATTCTTCCTCCGTCAGATATCACGGATACGACGGATATCTGGATGTCACGACTCCTCCTTACGCCACTCCTCTAAGGGAATGTTTCTTGAAGGCTGGCCAAGAACTCGGTTACGATCTGATAGATTACAACAGCGATAGGTTCATCGGTTTCTCGACTGTGCAAGCGAATTTGCGAAACGGTCATAGAGTCAGCGCCAACAAGGCTTTCCTCAGGCCGATTCGAAACAGAGAGAACTTccatttatccaaatattcgACAgcgacaaaaattattattgatccGATAACAAAAAAAGCCATGGGCGTTCAATTCGTAAAAAGTcataaaacgtattttgtCTCTGCTACTAAGGAGATTATACTTTGTGCGGGTAAGCATTTAGaatatcatcaaaaaatatagttataaaataatgtgcatttttaatcttatatatatatatatatatacaaagctaatttacttcaatttatttaagtattttattaaaaattcttttagtatgtaatatatatgtaaggTAGTAGtgcacaaaataaataataataataaactaaataagcAGCTCAATAATACATAcgtatttgaaaaatgtctacaatatgaattattttcgcgaaaataatttatctaaaattctttgaagatatagttaaaatttttaatttgggaaatgtatttaataattaaaaaatgcatctattatataaagtttaaattatttcaattaatttatttctatttgtttCTTATATAACAGTTGTTTaattcgaaaataatttttttgcgtaaACAATTACTTGAGTGTCCTTTacgttctaattaaaaattactatcatTAATTGTACGTATTGtagtatattattgatttttctacaatttattagtatttgaGATGTACATAGATTtattcaacattaaaaaataaggagaaataaaagaaaagtaaattaacACGAAAATATCTCTAATTTATAAACGCGTTTCAGAGAACACGATATGTttgaaattagaattttatttaagaacggaaatgtatgtaaaattactatacccagatagcacagaggttcaaaaagaattcaattttatgtcaccaattataaattctttttgagatgcaaaaagaattatttttataaaaaaatattcaaaaagaattcataattggtgacatacaattgagttctttttgaactttttgtgctatctggatatatatctgtaaacttttttaattaagagttTTCTCATTAAGAGTTCTAATATTTCCAAGGTACTTTGGGTTCACCACAATTACTGATGCGCTCCGGGATAGGACCAAGGGACCATTTGAATTCATTGGGCATCGGTGTAATTGAAGACCTTCCGGTGGGATTTAATTTACAGGATCACGTGAGCATGTCAGCCTTAACATTTTTAGTCAACGAGAGCGTTTCTATCATCGAGCCACGTTTAGGTTCGAATCCAGCTGATTTCCTGAAGTACCTGATAAACGGGACCGGTCCTTTAACGATACCCGGGGGCGCCGAAGCATTAGCCCTCGTTAACACCAAGGCTAATAACTATATGAAGAAAACGCAGAGGGAGGGATCGAAATTTAAATACAGTCAAcgtgtaaatatatacaagaataGCAAGCAGTATGGTAAGAGcacattttgttgaaattttctttaagcAAACAAATTCGGAAAGATCAACTTTTCCTCTCTGTCACTTTTCATAATAGCTGTCCCCAATATAACTTCCATCACCGTTAATCGCAACGTCTTCAAGACGCATCCTCACGCTAACACGATGTCAGAGGACGACTATCCCAACGTCGAGTTGGTGTTAGGCGCCAGCTCGTTAGCCGGCGATGTTTCCGGCAGCTATCGCGGCCTGCTAGGATTAACGGAGGCTTTTTACGAGGAGGTTTACGGCGATTACAAGGGCTTCGACGGCTTCATGATCGTACCCGTGCTCCTGCGACCCAAGAGCCGCGGTAGACTTACCCTGAGAAGCAGCGATCCATGGGACTCGCCGATCGTGGACATCAATTATTACGAGCACGAGGATGATCTGAATACAATGGTGCAAGCGATAAAGATTGTAAGAAGAGAGTCtttgtaaacatttataaaatctacatTTGCCTCGCAATCTTTCTATCTGTTTTGCATTATGTTGTATCGCAATTCTTATCTTGTTCTTAGTTTGTCATTTAGAGTTACATTTCCTATTCTACATAATTGAAGCGTCTttcattccttttttttttatccactttacgttgtattttattatctcaTACATTTAGAATCATGTTCCGCGTGTAATTGAGGTCATCACTCGCTCTCTCGTCGTTCTCCAATTTTTTAACACGTCCCTTTTTATCGCAGGCGATCGAAGTAGCTTCCACGAAGGCGTTCAAGCGTTTCAAAGCTACGCTGCTGCCGGTACCGTTCCCGGGATGCAAGCACCTCGCTTTTAAGAGCGACGCATACTGGGCCTGCACCGCCCGTCACGTGTCGACGACTCTGGGCCACTACGCGGGCACGTGCAAGATGAGCACCCGGCGGAATTCGGGGGTGGTGGACCACAGGCTGCGGGTGCACGGGATCGACGGTCTCAGGGTCGTGGACGCCAGCGTGATGCCGACCATAATCGCCGGTCACACGAACGCGCCGGCGTACATGATCGCCGAGAAGGCCAGCGACATGATCAAGGAGGACTGGAAGGGTTCCGCTTCGTGAAACGTGTGGGAAGCGGGAGGAAGTGGAAAGACGCTACGAAGACGTGCGAAACGTGGGACGCGTGATCGCGAAGGGGCGAGGAATGTGATGAACCAGGAGAATCCTTTTCTGGATTCGTAGAGGGGCAATAGAGAGACATCGATGCCTGTGCACGATAAACACATTTGATCTTGAAACTTTGAAGAGAGAAGATAaaagagaaatgttttatataaaacaatgggACGTTACATATGaagaataatttacaaaacgTAGTGAATTATCattgttagaaataaaatacaatagtGTGGAATTATTGTGTGACGATGCTTACGCATGCGGAGATTGAATGACATTTTGCTCACATATATATGTCCTAGTCAATGATaggctattttttaattgtataataataaaaaagtatagatatataataatctaaaattattatatgttaatcttaaaacaaaatgctttagaaatattttttggattttgtttcttcacctttcaaatatcttttgtacattattttaattataaaatgtttattcattgttgtaaatgtttgtataaatagtgttaactattttaaattattttattaaattagattaataaatgcttgtataaaaaatgttaattttatggaataattttattaaattttattataataacagtTGTTTGctttgttttgtattttgttttatacgtTAAGTCTTTTgctttataataacttttggtaattctttaaatcattacaaaatgcatttcaaaaatcattacaaaatatattttattttaaatttaattatgtagattatttattacaaattacataaagTTGATTGAGCACAAAATGTATCAATAAAAGATTTGTCAGattaaagttttctttatgatatctttatttataaggCTCACAGAACAAAAAACAacaacatttttgtaatataaattaaacctAAGCTCGATCgattataaagtttaataagaACTCGATCAGTCCGGTCATTTCTATAATAAGATTCAATAATCTTGGATACTCATAACTGGCCAGCTcgcgtataaatataaatatgaataggGTATGATTTCGCGTTATATGTGCACttgattgaaaaagaaaaaacaatgttattaataatttaataggtTTGTCGCTTTCCTGGGAAAAAGAACGTTGATTCTCTTTGGCTATTTATAGCTGCTAGTTAAAgtataacaaatttacattagttaagtgttttaatttaaataacaatgtaaataaatatggtGATAAATACGATGATACGTATCTAGATTGCATAAATTaccaacttttttatttttaaatattctaataaatcGAAGTCTTATGCTGCTAAACACAAATCATTATCATCTTTAGCGCAAAAAAAATCTCGCGATGATTACGATGATAGGAAATATTCTGTATACCTGCCATCTCGTTgcacctaaaaaaaaaaaaaaaattaaaatgttgcgctaataattaaattaataagattgcaatcgaaactttaatttaaaaatattgaatataccgAGATAGTTTAGTATAagattgttatatatattttttaccatTATCACTGAATTGAACACAATCCTGCAGCTCCtccattaatgtataatcTTCATTGCACGTGCAAAATCCTgtgtataaagaaatataaaatagcatttcaaattaaatcttCGTAATAATGTATTGTATTTGACAAGCAGTTATTTACCATCAACACAATCCACTTTTGACTTCCAGGTCGAGTTGGAGTCTCTCAACGTTGTCGTAATGCAGTGATGGTGAGTTTCACAACGGCCGCCCAGTtctaaaacacaaaattttccaacattACTTACACGTCAATTTACATGACAAGATTTGAcatttaaaatctatatttttatttcgtatttCGACTCTAAACCTAAATTGTCTAATTTCacatcttaatttatttttaataatttttaataattttaataat
Proteins encoded in this window:
- the LOC105835130 gene encoding glucose dehydrogenase [FAD, quinone] isoform X1; amino-acid sequence: MPRCKNRFTMLESCLALLSLIGHVGGILPPAVLETVQHFFAGLPTRNDLARDGDAMPDRRYLSFDFLVIGAGSAGSVLANRLTENPDWNVLLLEQGRDEIFLTDIPFLAPILHVTDYALTYKGKPRPQDPRGHSGYCLSMVDGRCNVVTGRAVGGTSVVNFMIYSRGTPTDYDSWEALGNPGWSYKDVLPYFIRSERCRLIDKNIRYHGYDGYLDVTTPPYATPLRECFLKAGQELGYDLIDYNSDRFIGFSTVQANLRNGHRVSANKAFLRPIRNRENFHLSKYSTATKIIIDPITKKAMGVQFVKSHKTYFVSATKEIILCAGTLGSPQLLMRSGIGPRDHLNSLGIGVIEDLPVGFNLQDHVSMSALTFLVNESVSIIEPRLGSNPADFLKYLINGTGPLTIPGGAEALALVNTKANNYMKKTQREGSKFKYSQRVNIYKNSKQYAVPNITSITVNRNVFKTHPHANTMSEDDYPNVELVLGASSLAGDVSGSYRGLLGLTEAFYEEVYGDYKGFDGFMIVPVLLRPKSRGRLTLRSSDPWDSPIVDINYYEHEDDLNTMVQAIKIAIEVASTKAFKRFKATLLPVPFPGCKHLAFKSDAYWACTARHVSTTLGHYAGTCKMSTRRNSGVVDHRLRVHGIDGLRVVDASVMPTIIAGHTNAPAYMIAEKASDMIKEDWKGSAS
- the LOC105835130 gene encoding glucose dehydrogenase [FAD, quinone] isoform X2 — encoded protein: MPRCKNRFTMLESCLALLSLIGHVGGILPPAVLETVQHFFAGLPTRNDLARDGDAMPDRRYLSFDFLVIGAGSAGSVLANRLTENPDWNVLLLEQGRDEIFLTDIPFLAPILHVTDYALTYKGKPRPQDPRGHSGYCLSMVDGRCNVVTGRAVGGTSVVNFMIYSRGTPTDYDSWEALGNPGWSYKDVLPYFIRSERCRLIDKNIRYHGYDGYLDVTTPPYATPLRECFLKAGQELGYDLIDYNSDRFIGFSTVQANLRNGHRVSANKAFLRPIRNRENFHLSKYSTATKIIIDPITKKAMGVQFVKSHKTYFVSATKEIILCAGTLGSPQLLMRSGIGPRDHLNSLGIGVIEDLPVGFNLQDHVSMSALTFLVNESVSIIEPRLGSNPADFLKYLINGTGPLTIPGGAEALALVNTKANNYMKKTQREGSKFKYSQRVNIYKNSKQYAVPNITSITVNRNVFKTHPHANTMSEDDYPNVELVLGASSLAGDVSGSYRGLLGLTEAFYEEVYGDYKGFDGFMIVPVLLRPKSRGDRSSFHEGVQAFQSYAAAGTVPGMQAPRF